Proteins found in one Muntiacus reevesi chromosome 2, mMunRee1.1, whole genome shotgun sequence genomic segment:
- the AKTIP gene encoding AKT-interacting protein isoform X1: MNPFWSMSTSSVRKRSDGEEKTLTVDVKTSPPRTAPKKQLPSIPKNALPITKPTSPAPATQSTNGTHASYGPFYLEYSLLAEFTLVVKQKLPGVYVQPSYRSALMWFGVIFIRHGLYQDGVFKFTVYIPDNYPDGDCPRLVFDIPVFHPLVDPTSGELDVKRAFAKWRRNHNHIWQVLMYARRVFYKIDTASPLNPEAAVLYEKDIQLFKSKVVDSVKVCTARLFDQPKIEDPYAISFSPWNPSVHDEAREKMLTQKKKPEEQHNKSVHVAGLSWVKPGSVQPFSKEEKTVAT, encoded by the exons ATGAACCCTTTCTGGAGCATGTCTACAAGCTCTGTACGCAAA CGGTCTGATGGTGAAGAGAAGACATTAACAGTGGATGTGAAAACCAGTCCTCCACGCACCGCTCCAAAGAAACAGCTGCCTTCTATTCCCAAAAATGCTTTGCCCATAACTAAGCCTACATCTCCTGCCCCAGCAACACAGTCAACAAATGGCACGCATGCTTCCTACGGACCTTTCTACCTGGAATACTCCCTTCTTGCAGAATT tACCTTGGTTGTGAAGCAGAAGTTACCAGGTGTCTACGTGCAGCCGTCTTATCGATCTGCATTAA TGTGGTTTGGAGTAATATTCATACGGCATGGACTTTATCAAGATGGCGTATTTAAGTTTACAGTTTACATCCCTGATAACTACCCGGATGGTGACTGTCCC CGTTTGGTGTTTGATATTCCCGTCTTTCACCCGCTAGTGGATCCCACCTCGGGTGAACTGGATGTGAAGAGAGCATTTGCAAAATGGAG GCGGAACCATAATCACATTTGGCAAGTACTGATGTACGCAAGGAGAGTCTTCTACAAGATTGATACAGCAAGCCCCTTAAACCCAGAGGCTGCAGTACT GTACGAGAAAGatattcagctttttaaaagtaaagtggTTGACAGCGTTAAGGTGTGCACTGCTCGCTTGTTTGACCAACCTAAAATAGAAGACCCCTATGCAATTAG CTTTTCTCCATGGAATCCTTCTGTCCATGATGAAGCCAGAGAGAAGATGCTGACTCAGAAA AAGAAGCCTGAAGAACAGCACAATAAAAGTGTTCATGTCGCTGGCCTGTCATGGGTGAAGCCTGGCTCAGTACAGCCTTTcagtaaagaagagaaaactgtAGCGACTTAA
- the AKTIP gene encoding AKT-interacting protein isoform X2 yields MNPFWSMSTSSVRKRSDGEEKTLTVDVKTSPPRTAPKKQLPSIPKNALPITKPTSPAPATQSTNGTHASYGPFYLEYSLLAEFTLVVKQKLPGVYVQPSYRSALMWFGVIFIRHGLYQDGVFKFTVYIPDNYPDGDCPRLVFDIPVFHPLVDPTSGELDVKRAFAKWRRNHNHIWQVLMYARRVFYKIDTASPLNPEAAVLYEKDIQLFKSKVVDSVKVCTARLFDQPKIEDPYAISFSPWNPSVHDEAREKMLTQKKPEEQHNKSVHVAGLSWVKPGSVQPFSKEEKTVAT; encoded by the exons ATGAACCCTTTCTGGAGCATGTCTACAAGCTCTGTACGCAAA CGGTCTGATGGTGAAGAGAAGACATTAACAGTGGATGTGAAAACCAGTCCTCCACGCACCGCTCCAAAGAAACAGCTGCCTTCTATTCCCAAAAATGCTTTGCCCATAACTAAGCCTACATCTCCTGCCCCAGCAACACAGTCAACAAATGGCACGCATGCTTCCTACGGACCTTTCTACCTGGAATACTCCCTTCTTGCAGAATT tACCTTGGTTGTGAAGCAGAAGTTACCAGGTGTCTACGTGCAGCCGTCTTATCGATCTGCATTAA TGTGGTTTGGAGTAATATTCATACGGCATGGACTTTATCAAGATGGCGTATTTAAGTTTACAGTTTACATCCCTGATAACTACCCGGATGGTGACTGTCCC CGTTTGGTGTTTGATATTCCCGTCTTTCACCCGCTAGTGGATCCCACCTCGGGTGAACTGGATGTGAAGAGAGCATTTGCAAAATGGAG GCGGAACCATAATCACATTTGGCAAGTACTGATGTACGCAAGGAGAGTCTTCTACAAGATTGATACAGCAAGCCCCTTAAACCCAGAGGCTGCAGTACT GTACGAGAAAGatattcagctttttaaaagtaaagtggTTGACAGCGTTAAGGTGTGCACTGCTCGCTTGTTTGACCAACCTAAAATAGAAGACCCCTATGCAATTAG CTTTTCTCCATGGAATCCTTCTGTCCATGATGAAGCCAGAGAGAAGATGCTGACTCAGAAA AAGCCTGAAGAACAGCACAATAAAAGTGTTCATGTCGCTGGCCTGTCATGGGTGAAGCCTGGCTCAGTACAGCCTTTcagtaaagaagagaaaactgtAGCGACTTAA